The Collinsella aerofaciens genomic sequence CCCTCGATGTTGAAGATGCCCATGTCGGACCAACCGTGCTCGTCGTCGCCGATCAGCAGGCGCGTGGGGTTGGCAGAAAGCGTGGTCTTGCCCGTGCCGGACAGGCCAAAGAACACGGCAGTCTCGTGCGTGACGGGATCCATGCTGGCCGAGCAGTGCATGGGCAGCACGTCATCCTCGACGGGCAGCAGATAGTTCATGACGCTAAAGATCGACTTTTTAATCTCGCCGGAGTAGCCGGTGCCGGCGACCAAAATCACGCGCTCCTGGAAGTTGATGACCACGGCGGCGCTGGAGTTGAGGCCCTTGATGGCAGGATCGCACTGGTAACCGGGCGCTGCGAGCACGCAGAAGTCGGGCTCGCCGGTGCGCGCGATTTCGCGGGCGAGCGGACGGGCGAGCATTTGCTTAATGAAGAGTGCCTGGCTGGCACGCTCGCAGGCAACAAGCAGGCGACGCGTGTGGTTGCGGTCAGCGCCCGCCATGCCGCGCGTGACGAACACGTCGCGCTCGTTGAGATAGTCGACGATGCCGGCCTTGATGGCCTCATAGCTCTCGACGGACAGTGGGCGGTTGACCGCACCCCAGGCAATCTTGTCGTGAACATCGGGGGTGTCAACGATAAAACGATCGTTGGGCGAACGACCAGTGCGCTCCCCCGTCTCGATCACGAGCGCGCCATTAGAAGCCATACGGCCCTCTTTGCGACGAATAGCGTGCTCGACAAGCTCTGCCGCCGGCAGGTCCACCAGCAGACGGGGTTGATTCTCGGCGGGATCTTCAACGAGCGTAATACCAAAGTTGGACAGAACTTCTGCAGGGGTAACACCAGGCATGGGGCCTCCTTTAAAAACGCGACACGTTGACGCGACGCGCACTTTACTCACGTAAAGCCTGTTGTACCCGATATGCAAAAACGTTTTTGCGGCAAGGGCGGCAAGCCCGCCCAACGGTCAAAAATCGCAGGCAAGCGGCCTAGTCATTGGGGACGCTTTTAAACGACTAGTCATTGGGGACACTCTTGATCTTGAACAGGCAACATTCAAGGAATGTCCCCGGATGCCGGCATTAGGGACGTTCCCAAAGTGCCGGCACATAAGGAACGTCCCTAAGTGCCGACTACAGCGGCAGGCCTTGGCCAAGCATGGCTATGGCGCTCATCAGGACCAGCATGCCGGCAGCGTAGGGCAGCACCGCGCCCAGGAGTTCGGCATCCTTACCGCGCACGTGCACGGCGGCAAGACCAATGGCGAGGGTCTGCGGCGAGATCATCTTACCGGCGGCGACGCCCAGGGCGTTCAATGCGACCATCCAGTAGTCGCTCACACCCAGCGCAGTGGCGGCCTGGCTCTGAATGGGACCAAACAGCATGCCCGAGGACGTACCCGAGCCGGTCACGAACGCACCGACTGCGCCGATCCACGGAGCCAGAATCGGGTAGAGACCGCCGGCGACCGCAATGCAAAACGCACTGATCGACGAAATCATGCCGGCATAGCCCATCACCTTGGCGCAGCCCAGTACCGAAAGCATCGTGATCACCGTCGGCGTCATCTGCTTCACAGTCGCGGCCAGCACCTCGCCCATCATGCGCGGCGAAGCGCCCTGAATGGCACCGCCGACAAACGCCGCCAGGAAAATCCAGACGCCTGGCGTGTTGATCCACGAAAACGTAAGCATACCGGGATTCTCACCGCAATACACCTGCACATGGCTCGCAAACGGCGCGAGCGCAGCATGTACAGCGGGCACCAGATTAGACGTGCCCAGCAGCAACACAAAGATCAGGATGAAGCACGACCAAGCCGAAAGCGCCGACTTAACGGTGAGCTTCTCCCCCGCCTCGATATTCATGTGAAAGCGTGCGTCCAGATGCCCCGACTTCTCGGCACGCATGGCAAGCGCAGCTGTCAGCGCGAGCGAAACGATGGATCCTACGACCACGGCCAGCTCGGGGCCCACAAACATGGCAACGACCAGAGCCGCGCCGACAAACGAAACGCCGGAGAGCAACGCCACGCCGGCAACACCGTGCAGACGCTCGCCCACACTCGCGGCATTGCCCTGGTCATCGGCAACACGGCCCGCAACCAGCACAATAAATAGCGGCATCACCACAAAGAACGGTGCGAGCTGCACCAGCTGAACGGTCGCTAGGTGAAGGGAATCCAAACCCACCAGGTCGGCAACGGACACCGTGGGGATGCCGATGGAGCCGTAGGGCGTGGGCACGCCGTTGGCCAGCAGGCAGATGAGCACGGCAGGCACGGCCTCAAAGCCCAGGCCCGCGAGCATGCCGGCGGGAATGGCGACAGCGGTACCGAAGCCGGCCATGCCCTCCATAAAGCCACCGAAGCACCAAGCCACGAGCAGCGCCAGCAGACGGCGGTCGCTGCTGATGGAGGTGATCATGCTGCCGATCACGTCCATGGCGCCCGTACGAACGCACAGGTTATACGTGAACACCGCGGCGATGATCACCAGGACGATGGGCCACAGAGCCATCAAAAAACCTTCGAGCGAGGCGGTCGCGATCTGCGCTGCCGGCAGGTGCCACCATGCGAAGGCAAGCAAGCACGAAAGGACAAACGATCCGATAGCGGCCTTCCAAGCTGGCCATTTAAAGCACAGCAGCATCACGACCAGCCAAATAATCGGCACAAGAGCCAGTAAGAATGCGGCGACGTCCATAGGTAGAAGCTCCTTGGTACCGCGTGGGCGGCATCGAGGGTGTCACAAAACTTCAACAGGATACCGCACGTTTACCGACAAATTACAGCCGCCCGCCGAAATTATTGAACAATCCGTTCAAAAACACGAGCGAACACCGTCGCGTCTATACTAAAGCGCAGCAATAGAAAGGACTCCGCTTTGAGCATCACGCCCCTCGATAGCATTCGCCGCGCCATCGCCCGCCGCAACGGCACCTCCAACCCCGCTGCATCGAGAGACGGCGCCGCGAAGGCCCAGGGCGGCCGCATCGAGAACGGCCTCTTCCCTGCCTCGCACACTGCCGAGGAACTCGCACGCATCCAAGAGCTGAGTCAGCGCAACGCCGGCGGGCCCGATAGCAGCCAAGCCACACGTCGCCGGCGCGAACGCGATCGCAAGCCCGGCCCCGTCCGCCGCATGGTCAACGCTTGGTGGAACCGTCTGCTCGGCGCCGTCTACGGCGGCGGCTT encodes the following:
- the pckA gene encoding phosphoenolpyruvate carboxykinase (ATP), yielding MPGVTPAEVLSNFGITLVEDPAENQPRLLVDLPAAELVEHAIRRKEGRMASNGALVIETGERTGRSPNDRFIVDTPDVHDKIAWGAVNRPLSVESYEAIKAGIVDYLNERDVFVTRGMAGADRNHTRRLLVACERASQALFIKQMLARPLAREIARTGEPDFCVLAAPGYQCDPAIKGLNSSAAVVINFQERVILVAGTGYSGEIKKSIFSVMNYLLPVEDDVLPMHCSASMDPVTHETAVFFGLSGTGKTTLSANPTRLLIGDDEHGWSDMGIFNIEGGCYAKCEGLDAFHEPEIFNAVRFGAICENVVLDENRKPNYDDISITHNTRVAYPVEHIPNAWTKGMGTTPSVVLFLTCDAFGVLPPISRLTADAAMYHFVTGFTAKIPGTEVGVTEPTPTFSSLFGEPFMPLDPMVYAKMLGERIADGRTRVYLVNTGWIGGGYGVGHRIELAYTRALVARALDGTIEDSEFVHDDIFNVDIPTTCHGVPDGILVPRQYWQSTARYDEAAHNLAVMFEENFEKKYSHLPESVKAAGPHVQVHADARHRGRGLLGLRH
- a CDS encoding L-lactate permease, which encodes MDVAAFLLALVPIIWLVVMLLCFKWPAWKAAIGSFVLSCLLAFAWWHLPAAQIATASLEGFLMALWPIVLVIIAAVFTYNLCVRTGAMDVIGSMITSISSDRRLLALLVAWCFGGFMEGMAGFGTAVAIPAGMLAGLGFEAVPAVLICLLANGVPTPYGSIGIPTVSVADLVGLDSLHLATVQLVQLAPFFVVMPLFIVLVAGRVADDQGNAASVGERLHGVAGVALLSGVSFVGAALVVAMFVGPELAVVVGSIVSLALTAALAMRAEKSGHLDARFHMNIEAGEKLTVKSALSAWSCFILIFVLLLGTSNLVPAVHAALAPFASHVQVYCGENPGMLTFSWINTPGVWIFLAAFVGGAIQGASPRMMGEVLAATVKQMTPTVITMLSVLGCAKVMGYAGMISSISAFCIAVAGGLYPILAPWIGAVGAFVTGSGTSSGMLFGPIQSQAATALGVSDYWMVALNALGVAAGKMISPQTLAIGLAAVHVRGKDAELLGAVLPYAAGMLVLMSAIAMLGQGLPL